A region of Cryptococcus decagattii chromosome 3, complete sequence DNA encodes the following proteins:
- a CDS encoding ribosome biogenesis protein ERB1: MAPQPLKMGTSNQSKVGKTAPRSSAGLAKKAEKSKKRAVEQVEEASDEEFGDQGSGIDMSDDEEELDGDDEKEDEDEAFPEFDSELEDNDEEEASDEGQDEQDTSQEGEIVEEDSGSESGYNTSDIERMYASDDDLSSEENKVLPVDEKLSRLIAKNTVKPDDSIGTDDKISRAKEGVGRLVPSRHVKGSFVREYDDYEAGYGSESSTEDNPNTVGNVPMEWYDDLPHIGYDVNGRKIFRPLQGDELDKFLANVEDPSAWTSAEDKLLQQNVQLSDKELDIIRRLERAENPDADFDPYQPTIEWFTGEGKERVMPLSAAPEPKRRFVPSKWEHKKIMKIVKAIREGRIIPNKPSAEKPRFYPIWSDADQHNPHVMYMPAPQLPPPKTTESYNPPEEYLPTEEEKAEWEATDKEDRKTDFLPEKYDALRKVPGYKNLVQEKFERCLDLYLAPRTRRVKLNIDPESLIPKLPAPKELKPFPIASTVQYRHPGDTRVRSVSTSPDGQWIASGSEDGVVRVWDLGNGREVWRWDLHAGPIQFVEWSPSREESLLVALVAGKIAVLSPLALVAPHIAAQTLTHSNTAFATSSATTKQGAGNEVKGTESVKWTRPSEKERERGVLVYVEVPGTPKQVTWHRKGDYFATVASDAANKSVLIHQLSRHGSQSPFRKTPGTIQRVAFHPSKPHFFAATQRYIRLYDLAAQKLIRTLQSGVKWISSMDVHPGGDNLIIGSYDKKLAWFDMDLSAKPYKTLRYHNRALRSVAYHPTLPLFASASDDGTVHIFHCTVYTDLMQNPLIVPLKILRGHKVIDGIGVLDLRWVPGKPWLVSSGADGEVRLWCS, encoded by the exons ATGGCACCCCAACCACTCAAGATGGGCACCTCAAATCAGTCCAAGGTGGGCAAAACTGCTCCAAGAAGCTCTGCCGGACTAGCAAAAAAAGCCgaaaagtcaaagaagCGAGCAGTAGAGCAGGTCGAAGAAGCGAGCGACGAAGAATTTGGGGACCAAGGGAGTGGAATTGATATGAGcgatgacgaggaagagctCGATGGAGAcgacgagaaggaggatgaagatgaagcttTCCCGGAATTCGACAGCGAGCTTGAGGATaacgatgaagaagaagccagTGACGAGGGGCAAGATGAACAGGATACGTCTCAGGAAGGAGAAATCGTGGAGGAGGACAGTGGTTCCGAGTCCGGCTACAACACGTCTGATATCGAGCGAATGTACGCTTCTGATGATGATCTGTCATCCGAAGAGAACAAAGTCCTCCCTGTCGACGAGAAGCTCTCCCGACTTATCGCCAAGAACACTGTCAAGCCCGACGACTCTATCGGCACAGATGATAAAATCAGTCGTGCAAAAGAAGGTGTGGGGAGATTGGTGCCCAGCAGACACGTTAAGGGGTCATTTGTACGAGAGTATGACGACTACGAGGCTGGATATGGCAGTGAAAGCAGTACCGAGGAT AACCCCAACACTGTCGGTAACGTTCCAATGGAATGGTACGACGACCTTCCTCACATCGGTTACGATGTCAACGGTCGCAAAATCTTCCGACCTTTGCAAGGCGACGAACTTGACAAGTTCCTCGCCAATGTCGAGGACCCCTCCGCTTGGACTTCTGCCGAAGACAAACTTCTTCAACAAAACGTTCAGTTGTCAGACAAGGAGCTCGATATCATTAGGCGTCTGGAGAGGGCCGAAAACCCTGATGCCGACTTTGACCCCTATCAACCTACTATTGAATGGTTTACTGGCGAGGGCAAGGAGAGAGTCATGCCGCTTAGTGCGGCGCCTGAGCCCAAGAGAAGATTCGTGCCTTCCAAATGGGAGCATAAGAAG ATTATGAAGATCGTCAAGGCTATCAGAGAGGGCCGAATCATCCCTAACAAACCTTCCGCTGAAAAACCTCGCTTTTATCCTATCTGGTCTGATGCCGATCAGCACAACCCTCACGTCATGTACATGCCCGCCCCTCAACTTCCCCCTCCTAAGACCACGGAATCCTACAATCCACCTGAAGAATACCTTCCtacagaggaagagaaggcTGAATGGGAAGCAACGGATAAGGAAGACAGAAAGACAGACTTCTTGCCTGAGAAGTATGACGCGCTTAGAAAGGTTCCTGGCTACAAGAACCTGGTGCAAGAGAAGTTCGAGAGATGTCTTGATTTGTACCTCGCACCTCGAACTCGACgagtcaagctcaacatTGACCCCGAATCTCTTATTCCTAAACTTCCTGCTCCTAAGGAGCTTAAACCTTTCCCCATCGCTTCTACTGTCCAGTATCGCCATCCCGGAGACACTCGCGTGCGATCCGTTTCCACCAGCCCTGATGGTCAGTGGATTGCTTCTGGCTCGGAAGATGGCGTTGTGCGAGTTTGGGACTTGGGTAACGGTCGTGAGGTGTGGAGATGGGATTTGCATGCTGGTCCTATTCAATTCGTTGAGTGGTCACCTTCCCGCGAGGAATCTTTGCTTGTGGCTCTTGTCGCTGGCAAGATCGCTGTGctctctcctcttgccCTCGTCGCTCCTCATATTGCCGCCCAGACTCTCACCCACTCCAATACTGCTTTCGCCACTAGTTCTGCGACGACAAAGCAAGGTGCCGGTAACGAAGTTAAGGGAACTGAGTCTGTCAAATGGACCAGGCCGagtgagaaggagagagaaaggggTGTCTTAGTATACGTGGAAGTTCCTGGTACTCCTAAACAGGTTACCTGGCACAGAAAGGGGGACTATTTTGCCACTGTTGCATCCGACG CCGCCAACAAGTCCGTTCTTATTCACCAACTCTCTCGTCACGGCAGTCAATCCCCCTTCCGTAAAACTCCCGGCACAATCCAACGCGTTgccttccatccttctaAACCTCATTTCTTCGCTGCCACTCAACGTTACATCCGCCTCTACGACCTCGCTGCTCAGAAACTCATTAGAACTTTACAGTCTGGTGTCAAATGGATATCATCGATGGATGTGCATCCCGGAGGTGACAATTTAATTATTGGTAGTTACGATAAGAAATTAGCTTGGTTCGACATGGATTTGAGCGCAAAGCCTTATAAAACCTTAAG ATACCACAACCGTGCTCTTCGATCCGTTGCTTATCACCCTACTCTCCCCCTCTTCGCCTCCGCCTCAGATGACGGCACAGTCCACATCTTCCATTGCACCGTTTACACCGACCTCATGCAAAACCCTCTCATCGTTCCTCTGAAGATCTTGAGGGGACATAAGGTAATCGATGGCATCGGAGTCTTGGATTTGAGATGGGTGCCTGGAAAACCGTGGTTGGTCAGCTCTGGTGCGGATGGAGAGGTTAGGCTATGGTGTTCGTAG